A genomic segment from Rhodopirellula islandica encodes:
- a CDS encoding BlaI/MecI/CopY family transcriptional regulator → MTKSTPPPLTESQREVMEIFWKHGEATVSEVREYLAGLGRHVARNTVQTTIVRLEAKGWAKHRECGRTFVYSAAQPQTRSLGVKVAQMVDRFFAGSPEDMVTALIEYRGLTEEEATRITAMIDEAAGKAKESAPKKTKSKSTQKRGR, encoded by the coding sequence ATGACGAAGTCCACACCGCCGCCGCTGACTGAATCCCAGCGGGAGGTCATGGAAATATTCTGGAAGCACGGCGAAGCGACCGTCAGTGAAGTGCGAGAGTACCTTGCTGGTCTCGGGCGTCACGTCGCACGCAACACAGTCCAAACAACAATCGTGCGTTTGGAGGCCAAGGGTTGGGCAAAGCATCGGGAATGCGGAAGGACGTTTGTTTACTCCGCCGCTCAACCCCAAACGCGATCTTTGGGCGTCAAGGTCGCTCAAATGGTGGACCGATTCTTCGCGGGGTCACCGGAGGACATGGTGACGGCGTTGATCGAATACCGCGGGCTCACGGAGGAAGAGGCGACGCGAATCACGGCGATGATTGACGAAGCAGCAGGAAAAGCGAAGGAGAGTGCTCCGAAGAAGACCAAGTCAAAATCCACCCAAAAGCGAGGTCGGTGA
- a CDS encoding carboxypeptidase-like regulatory domain-containing protein, giving the protein MTSWTLAAKRWSFAVFLMLAVVSLDSVGADENANEPGTEVQVFELRVVDLDGNVVTNASIEIRCRPRMAATDIVVGAFEKKGTYGVMVNADSAGVLRLQRKQFPKNISFSIVTEGFAPYWLELDQNKNAMPDSATAKIEPAWAVGGVVLDPGGRPIEGAEVHPSLPFRTPPTATRSLHVGTSIKTDANGRWRYGHVPTSKRDVTVAINHPQFGPLRTNLSRSEFESTAEQPSAGSVTLTQGLTLAGFVRDPEGNPIEDATVRTKFLNELREVKTDEFGRYQLTGCEERHCRVVVFAKERALEMKEVHVRPGMKPVDFVLPPGGRVKVRVVDADGNGLPKTRIFLQRWRGRVDYFEFDHVDCYTDENGIWEWNEAPLDVFEADICPPGGMQLVQQPIVAGDAEHLFQPPPLLVITGRVLDAESGEPITGFRVTPGHRNDNPSIGFDWYKREAYTSNSADYRVEFNRSGSGYVVRMEADGYRVAQSRDFQFDEGDVTFDFQMQPAESITGQIVDANGQPAAHAGLAISNHGAQISIQDGMFRDSSTYATRLAADIDGRFSLPVRDDPFHVVVIHDQGNAFLYSESIQADEPIELRPWSSVQGTYRIGATPAVNTRLTLSGGEFRSDHRNTGRVYATATTVTDGQGRYRHDRLFDGRGSIGREIIMMVDDGAEEITSTPRVPFTIEAGENLELDLGGSGRSAIGQLQAPPNHREPIIWSLATVHVNVRLTPPTPTVNRAKLQQNPAQWEAWLQTTPGLDYLAAAEAYNRERSNATRFFATVGADGLFRIDDIPAGEYELRADLGQNQNGSIRGHALSIPLSGESESSELVDLGIIQLE; this is encoded by the coding sequence ATGACTTCATGGACACTCGCTGCGAAACGCTGGTCGTTCGCTGTTTTTCTGATGCTGGCCGTGGTCAGTTTGGATTCCGTCGGAGCAGACGAAAACGCGAACGAGCCCGGAACCGAAGTGCAGGTGTTCGAACTGCGAGTCGTCGACTTGGATGGCAATGTCGTCACCAACGCCAGCATTGAAATCCGGTGCCGCCCCAGAATGGCAGCCACCGACATCGTCGTGGGTGCGTTTGAAAAGAAGGGCACTTACGGCGTCATGGTCAACGCGGATTCCGCTGGGGTTCTGCGTCTGCAGAGGAAGCAGTTCCCAAAGAACATTTCCTTTTCGATCGTGACGGAGGGTTTCGCTCCATATTGGCTCGAGTTGGATCAAAACAAAAATGCCATGCCCGATTCGGCGACCGCCAAAATTGAGCCTGCTTGGGCGGTGGGTGGAGTGGTGCTCGACCCAGGAGGTCGCCCCATCGAGGGTGCGGAAGTTCATCCGAGTCTGCCGTTTCGCACGCCACCAACAGCGACGAGATCGTTGCATGTTGGCACCTCGATCAAAACAGACGCGAACGGGCGATGGCGGTATGGACATGTCCCCACCTCCAAACGTGACGTGACGGTTGCGATCAACCATCCCCAATTTGGCCCATTGAGAACCAATCTCTCTCGCAGTGAGTTTGAATCGACTGCGGAACAACCATCTGCGGGCAGTGTCACCTTGACCCAAGGGTTGACATTGGCCGGCTTTGTTCGCGATCCGGAAGGCAACCCGATTGAAGATGCGACGGTCCGAACCAAGTTCCTCAATGAGCTCCGCGAGGTGAAGACGGACGAGTTCGGTCGCTATCAACTGACGGGATGTGAAGAGAGGCACTGCCGAGTCGTCGTGTTTGCCAAGGAACGTGCCTTGGAAATGAAAGAGGTGCATGTCCGTCCCGGAATGAAACCGGTCGACTTTGTCTTGCCTCCGGGTGGGCGTGTCAAAGTCCGCGTCGTGGATGCCGATGGAAACGGGTTGCCGAAGACCAGGATCTTCCTGCAACGTTGGCGCGGCCGAGTCGACTACTTTGAATTTGACCACGTCGATTGCTACACCGACGAAAACGGCATCTGGGAGTGGAACGAAGCTCCACTCGATGTTTTCGAAGCGGACATCTGCCCACCAGGAGGCATGCAGTTGGTTCAGCAACCGATCGTTGCCGGTGATGCGGAACACCTGTTTCAACCTCCACCGCTGTTGGTGATCACCGGCCGGGTACTCGACGCAGAATCGGGCGAACCGATCACCGGATTTCGAGTGACTCCGGGGCATCGCAATGACAACCCCAGCATTGGCTTCGACTGGTACAAGCGTGAGGCTTACACATCCAACTCGGCTGACTACCGAGTGGAATTCAATCGATCGGGCAGTGGCTACGTTGTTCGCATGGAAGCGGATGGGTACCGCGTGGCTCAATCACGCGATTTCCAGTTTGACGAAGGCGACGTGACGTTTGACTTTCAAATGCAACCGGCTGAGAGCATCACCGGACAGATTGTTGACGCGAACGGGCAGCCCGCGGCTCATGCCGGCCTGGCAATTTCCAACCATGGAGCACAAATCTCGATCCAAGATGGCATGTTTCGAGATTCTTCCACTTACGCCACCCGATTGGCAGCCGATATCGATGGCCGATTCAGCCTGCCTGTCCGAGATGATCCCTTTCACGTGGTCGTGATTCATGATCAAGGCAACGCGTTCCTGTATTCGGAATCAATCCAAGCAGACGAACCAATTGAATTACGGCCTTGGTCATCCGTGCAAGGCACTTATCGAATCGGTGCAACGCCAGCAGTCAACACGCGACTGACCCTTTCCGGCGGCGAGTTTCGTTCGGATCACCGGAACACGGGTCGAGTCTACGCGACCGCGACCACGGTGACGGATGGACAGGGCCGGTATCGCCACGACCGCCTGTTTGACGGGCGTGGGTCTATCGGTCGCGAAATCATCATGATGGTCGACGACGGAGCCGAGGAAATCACCTCGACTCCACGCGTGCCATTCACCATCGAGGCCGGAGAGAACTTGGAACTGGATTTGGGTGGTTCCGGCCGTTCCGCGATCGGGCAATTGCAGGCTCCCCCAAACCATCGCGAACCGATCATTTGGAGCCTCGCCACGGTCCATGTCAACGTGCGTCTGACGCCACCGACTCCGACCGTCAACCGCGCGAAGTTGCAGCAAAACCCAGCACAATGGGAAGCTTGGTTGCAGACAACACCGGGGTTGGACTATCTCGCCGCAGCGGAAGCGTATAACCGCGAAAGATCGAACGCGACTCGGTTTTTCGCAACGGTCGGCGCAGACGGTCTGTTCCGGATCGACGACATTCCTGCCGGCGAGTATGAACTGAGAGCGGATCTCGGGCAGAACCAAAACGGTTCCATCCGCGGCCATGCATTGTCGATTCCTTTGTCGGGTGAATCAGAATCCAGTGAACTGGTTGATTTAGGAATCATTCAACTCGAGTGA
- a CDS encoding cupin domain-containing protein, with the protein MNLFDNVPTNLPSELVEVLAEGQSVRIERIVSTGHTTEPGTWYDQEQDEWVVVLKGEAKLSFDDGEPVTMKPGDHLLIPAHRRHRVEWTTKKEPTLWLAVFFEKVSGTFLAE; encoded by the coding sequence ATGAACTTGTTCGACAACGTTCCAACCAATCTGCCATCGGAACTCGTCGAGGTGTTGGCCGAGGGGCAATCGGTTCGCATTGAACGGATCGTCTCCACCGGACACACCACGGAACCGGGCACTTGGTACGACCAAGAACAAGACGAGTGGGTGGTGGTGCTCAAGGGCGAAGCCAAACTCAGCTTCGACGACGGCGAACCCGTCACGATGAAGCCCGGCGATCACCTCCTCATCCCCGCCCACCGACGCCACCGAGTCGAGTGGACCACCAAGAAAGAACCCACCCTCTGGCTCGCCGTCTTCTTCGAAAAGGTGTCAGGTACCTTTTTGGCAGAATAG
- a CDS encoding endonuclease/exonuclease/phosphatase family protein: protein MMRSCGQAWLAVLAALAMLIGVATLEAAEPVQVRVLCYNIHHGEGVDGKLDLERIAKVIQSVHPDVVTLQEVDQNASRSGSVDQPAELSRLTGMQVAFGANIPLQGGHYGNAVLSKYPIVDHRNQHLPNFDNGEQRGVLSAELEIPGLDEPLLLLATHLDSRRKDGERIASAKAINQIVSQTLSRPALLAGDMNDVLNSPTLNELDASWTRANEQALPTIPVANPQRQIDFILFRPSNHWKVIQVKVLDEAVASDHRPIFAVLELIQ, encoded by the coding sequence ATGATGAGAAGTTGTGGGCAGGCTTGGTTGGCCGTGTTGGCCGCGTTGGCCATGTTGATTGGTGTGGCCACGTTGGAAGCTGCGGAACCGGTGCAGGTGCGAGTGCTCTGCTACAACATCCATCACGGTGAAGGGGTGGACGGGAAACTGGATTTGGAACGCATCGCGAAGGTGATTCAATCAGTCCATCCAGATGTGGTGACGCTCCAGGAAGTCGACCAAAACGCGTCTCGCAGCGGCAGCGTCGATCAACCGGCCGAACTATCGCGGCTGACGGGAATGCAGGTCGCGTTTGGCGCCAACATCCCGCTTCAAGGTGGCCATTACGGGAACGCGGTGCTGTCGAAGTATCCGATCGTCGATCATCGCAACCAGCACCTGCCAAATTTTGACAACGGTGAACAGCGCGGCGTGCTTTCGGCGGAACTGGAGATTCCTGGACTCGACGAACCTCTGTTGCTGCTGGCCACTCACTTGGATTCCCGCCGGAAAGACGGCGAACGAATTGCATCGGCCAAGGCCATCAATCAAATCGTCAGCCAAACGCTGTCGCGTCCCGCACTGCTGGCTGGCGACATGAACGATGTCCTCAACAGCCCAACGCTGAACGAGCTCGATGCCAGCTGGACGCGAGCGAACGAGCAGGCTTTGCCAACCATCCCGGTGGCGAATCCCCAGCGTCAGATCGATTTCATCCTGTTTCGCCCCAGCAATCACTGGAAGGTGATCCAAGTCAAAGTCTTGGACGAAGCGGTTGCCTCGGACCACCGACCAATCTTCGCCGTGCTGGAGCTGATCCAGTAG
- a CDS encoding tagaturonate epimerase family protein has product MLTIEKYSFGVGDRFAHQAAAQLRSFTRLAEKGIQVAPVWNKSNREHTFVGSEPQSVHDAAAAAVEKLGFDRPWHVDADHIGLKTVEPFLPCSDFFTLDVADSIGKPADPADIDAFVAKHSELIGTLELDGLSAPLTITEEDVRRVAGQYMLATKEAGEIDRHIASVKGEGNYIAEVSMDETDEPQTPPELLIILAMLADENIRVQTIAPKFTGRFNKGVDYVGDLAQFEREFNDDVAVLAHAVKAYGLPEVLKLSVHSGSDKFSLYPIIRDCLKRTGAGVHLKTAGTTWLEEIIGLAEAGGDGLALAKEIYVYALEHVDELCAPYASVIDIDRSQLPDSAAVEKLDGPAFAELIRHIPSNPNFNANVRQLLHVSFKVAAKAGARYTDLLESNEEIVGQQVTQNIYDRHLLALFIDEDGQAIGTGA; this is encoded by the coding sequence TTGCTAACGATTGAGAAATACTCCTTCGGCGTCGGTGACCGCTTCGCCCACCAAGCGGCCGCTCAACTGCGTTCCTTCACTCGTTTGGCCGAAAAGGGCATCCAAGTCGCTCCGGTTTGGAACAAATCCAACCGCGAACACACGTTTGTCGGCTCAGAACCGCAAAGTGTTCACGACGCTGCCGCGGCCGCCGTCGAAAAGCTCGGCTTCGATCGTCCTTGGCACGTCGACGCGGACCACATCGGTTTGAAAACCGTGGAACCGTTCCTGCCTTGTTCCGACTTCTTCACGCTCGACGTCGCCGATTCGATCGGCAAACCCGCTGATCCAGCCGACATCGATGCTTTCGTTGCCAAGCACAGCGAACTGATCGGCACGTTGGAACTGGACGGTCTCTCCGCTCCTCTGACGATCACGGAAGAAGACGTTCGCCGCGTTGCTGGACAGTACATGTTGGCAACCAAAGAAGCCGGCGAGATCGATCGGCACATTGCGTCCGTCAAAGGCGAAGGCAACTACATCGCCGAAGTCTCCATGGACGAGACCGATGAACCGCAAACGCCACCGGAATTGCTGATCATCCTGGCCATGCTGGCGGATGAAAACATTCGCGTGCAAACGATCGCACCGAAGTTCACCGGTCGCTTCAACAAAGGCGTCGACTACGTCGGCGATTTGGCTCAATTCGAACGTGAGTTCAATGACGATGTCGCTGTGCTGGCTCACGCCGTCAAAGCGTACGGGCTGCCCGAAGTTTTGAAGCTCAGCGTTCACAGCGGCAGCGACAAGTTCAGCCTGTACCCGATCATTCGCGATTGCCTGAAGCGAACCGGCGCGGGCGTCCACTTGAAAACCGCTGGCACCACTTGGTTGGAAGAAATCATCGGGCTGGCCGAAGCCGGTGGCGATGGATTGGCACTGGCCAAAGAGATCTACGTCTACGCGTTGGAACACGTCGACGAACTGTGTGCTCCTTACGCCAGCGTCATCGACATCGATCGTTCGCAATTGCCCGATTCGGCTGCCGTGGAAAAGCTTGATGGCCCGGCCTTCGCGGAACTGATTCGCCACATCCCTTCGAACCCCAACTTCAACGCCAACGTGCGTCAGTTGTTGCACGTCTCGTTCAAGGTCGCGGCGAAAGCAGGCGCTCGATACACCGACCTGCTGGAATCCAACGAAGAAATCGTCGGACAACAAGTCACCCAGAACATCTACGACCGGCACTTGCTGGCGTTGTTCATCGACGAAGATGGCCAAGCCATTGGGACGGGAGCCTGA
- a CDS encoding zinc-binding alcohol dehydrogenase family protein → MKALQLSAPKQWEQIEIDEPSPPGPGEALVRIHRVGVCGTDLGGYLGKFPFFSYPRIPGHELGVEVLAVGEDVENVKVGDRCSVEPYINCQTCYSCQRGLTNCCESHQTLGVMCDGGLTEKMILPARKLHPANNLSYEQSALVETLAIGCHAIDRAQVTDKDTVLVIGSGPIGLSAIEFARVAGAKVIVADLSQTRLDFVTEKMGVTNTIRFDGSEVDIEKLEAMTQGRRADVVVDATGNHHSMRRAMEMAAFGGRVVYVGITQQDLQFPHAPFLHRRELTILASRNALTRDFSRIIDLIETGVIDTDPWITHHAKFEDVIESFPSWTDPETGVVKAVIHVS, encoded by the coding sequence ATGAAAGCCTTGCAACTGAGTGCTCCTAAACAATGGGAGCAGATTGAGATCGACGAACCATCGCCACCGGGGCCGGGCGAAGCCTTGGTTCGGATTCACCGTGTCGGTGTTTGTGGCACGGACTTGGGCGGCTACCTCGGCAAGTTCCCTTTCTTTTCGTACCCTCGAATTCCGGGGCACGAACTGGGCGTGGAAGTCCTCGCGGTAGGCGAAGACGTTGAAAACGTAAAGGTCGGTGATCGCTGCAGCGTGGAACCATACATCAATTGCCAAACGTGTTACTCGTGCCAGCGTGGTTTGACGAACTGCTGCGAGTCACACCAAACACTCGGCGTGATGTGCGACGGGGGCCTGACCGAAAAGATGATCTTGCCCGCCCGCAAGCTGCATCCCGCCAACAACCTCTCGTACGAGCAATCGGCCCTGGTGGAAACGCTGGCGATCGGCTGTCACGCGATTGATCGAGCTCAAGTCACCGACAAAGACACCGTGTTGGTGATTGGCTCGGGACCGATTGGATTGTCCGCAATCGAGTTCGCTCGCGTCGCCGGTGCCAAGGTCATCGTCGCGGACCTCAGCCAAACGCGGCTGGATTTCGTCACAGAGAAGATGGGTGTCACGAACACCATCCGGTTTGATGGTTCCGAAGTTGACATCGAGAAACTGGAAGCGATGACCCAAGGCCGCCGCGCCGATGTGGTCGTCGACGCCACCGGCAATCATCACTCAATGCGACGTGCGATGGAAATGGCCGCGTTTGGCGGACGAGTCGTCTACGTTGGGATCACCCAGCAAGACCTGCAGTTCCCGCACGCACCGTTCTTGCATCGCCGTGAGTTGACGATTCTGGCCAGCCGCAACGCGTTGACACGCGACTTTTCTCGCATCATTGATCTGATCGAAACCGGTGTCATCGACACCGATCCTTGGATCACCCACCATGCGAAATTTGAAGATGTCATTGAGTCGTTCCCCTCGTGGACCGATCCCGAGACAGGTGTCGTCAAAGCGGTGATCCACGTGTCTTGA
- a CDS encoding response regulator, with protein sequence MTTKTVFTTGEAAKICKVSQQTIIRCFDNGSLKGFRVPGSKFRRIPREQLFLFMKDNGIPTDALESGKKKLLIVDDDQDLVDLMQDGFQRDNRFEIRTANNGFDAGMGVKEFRPDLVILDVMLPDINGKEVCQRVRSDPSMDTVKILCISGMVEHSKVDGLKAAGANDFMQKPFSIDDLVGRACTLLEMDRGVIG encoded by the coding sequence ATGACCACAAAAACGGTATTCACGACTGGCGAAGCAGCCAAGATCTGCAAAGTCAGTCAACAGACGATTATCCGTTGTTTCGACAACGGTTCGCTGAAGGGTTTCCGAGTCCCAGGAAGCAAATTCCGCCGGATCCCTCGCGAGCAATTGTTCTTGTTCATGAAGGACAATGGGATTCCGACCGATGCGTTGGAAAGCGGCAAGAAGAAGCTGTTGATTGTTGACGACGATCAAGATCTGGTCGATTTGATGCAGGACGGCTTCCAACGAGACAATCGCTTCGAAATCCGGACCGCCAACAACGGCTTTGACGCCGGGATGGGCGTGAAAGAATTTCGCCCCGACCTCGTGATCCTCGACGTGATGCTTCCCGATATCAACGGGAAAGAGGTCTGCCAACGAGTCCGCAGTGATCCTTCCATGGACACCGTGAAGATTCTTTGCATCTCGGGGATGGTCGAGCACAGCAAGGTCGACGGTTTGAAAGCCGCCGGCGCCAACGACTTCATGCAGAAGCCGTTCTCGATCGACGATTTGGTTGGCCGCGCCTGCACTTTGCTCGAAATGGATCGCGGTGTCATCGGCTGA
- a CDS encoding sensor histidine kinase, translating into MSSADLFAGWLPPIVIQDDDGTANPTHEERIWLPMRSSSSATLLHALVSRDTSATFRRKLRNTLHHDPALCLFTAAKLVQEHERGWRPIAGRWTTKQLADWWIRHGTEVWEGAAFLSCPDTETGEQQLQRFMRLDQHFQTLPFSRWLMESDLWWKAAGLHRRASICQSMHSIRLIDSDRADSTSVPNKHPSNQDAHEAFGKVTGMVMERQRLQSEFSDSLEIVRRDLAKQLAYGLSHEINNPLANIATRAQGLIASASGPQQAESLQRIVDQSYRAHAMIADLMFYAHPPEPQMVSSFPAKQVVNDVLDPMRSTLQRDEIVVDVHIPSSLKCDGDPDMLSEAIRALIHNAVESIGVDGKIVLSMEADTDAKQCLLRISDSGQGLTPEDAARAFDPYFSGREAGRGLGLSLCRVHRIAELHGGSIQLHPALIGCVAELTWPLHLG; encoded by the coding sequence GTGTCATCGGCTGATTTGTTTGCCGGTTGGCTGCCTCCCATCGTCATCCAGGATGACGATGGAACCGCGAATCCAACGCACGAAGAACGCATTTGGTTGCCAATGCGTTCGAGTTCGTCGGCGACGTTGCTGCACGCGTTGGTCTCTCGCGACACCAGCGCGACGTTTCGTCGAAAGCTCCGCAACACGCTTCATCATGACCCCGCGTTGTGCCTGTTCACCGCTGCCAAGTTGGTACAAGAACATGAGCGTGGGTGGCGCCCGATCGCGGGCCGATGGACCACCAAACAACTGGCCGATTGGTGGATTCGGCATGGCACCGAGGTCTGGGAAGGGGCGGCGTTCCTCTCTTGCCCGGACACGGAAACCGGTGAGCAGCAGCTCCAGCGATTCATGCGACTGGACCAACACTTCCAAACGCTGCCGTTTTCGCGTTGGCTGATGGAATCGGACCTGTGGTGGAAAGCCGCCGGCCTTCATCGCAGGGCCAGCATTTGCCAATCGATGCATTCGATTCGCCTGATCGATTCAGATCGAGCGGACTCGACTTCGGTTCCCAACAAACACCCGTCCAACCAAGATGCTCACGAAGCGTTCGGCAAAGTCACTGGGATGGTGATGGAACGCCAGCGTTTGCAGAGCGAGTTTTCAGATTCGCTCGAAATAGTCCGTCGCGATTTGGCGAAGCAATTGGCCTACGGTTTGTCTCATGAGATCAACAACCCGCTGGCCAACATTGCGACTCGCGCGCAAGGGCTGATCGCCTCGGCGTCGGGCCCTCAGCAAGCGGAATCCTTGCAGCGAATCGTCGATCAGTCCTACCGGGCCCATGCGATGATCGCTGACCTGATGTTCTACGCTCATCCGCCGGAACCACAGATGGTTTCGAGCTTCCCTGCAAAACAGGTGGTGAACGATGTGCTCGACCCCATGCGTTCGACGCTGCAACGCGATGAGATCGTCGTGGACGTCCACATTCCGTCGTCGTTGAAATGCGACGGCGACCCGGACATGTTGAGCGAAGCGATCCGGGCGTTGATTCACAATGCGGTGGAATCGATTGGCGTCGATGGCAAAATCGTTCTCTCGATGGAAGCTGACACGGACGCCAAGCAATGCTTGCTCCGAATCTCGGACAGTGGGCAAGGACTGACGCCGGAAGACGCCGCCCGTGCGTTTGATCCCTACTTCAGTGGCCGGGAAGCTGGACGCGGACTTGGGTTGTCGCTCTGCCGAGTGCACCGGATCGCGGAACTGCACGGGGGCTCAATCCAGTTGCATCCTGCCCTGATTGGCTGCGTCGCCGAATTGACTTGGCCGCTGCACCTCGGCTGA
- the gatA gene encoding Asp-tRNA(Asn)/Glu-tRNA(Gln) amidotransferase subunit GatA, with amino-acid sequence MLHSASQILKQLESGEVTAVEVIEQSLAAIRATQPTINAFAHVAEETAMQAAETVDADRKAGKTLGPLAGLPVAIKDVLCTSDMPTTCSSKMLKDFTPPYDATVVARLKHAGAIVVGKTNMDEFAMGASTETSAMGVTGNPWDTTKTPGGSSGGAAAAIAAGVVPLSIGTDTGGSIRQPSAFCGITGLKPTYGRVSRYGLVAFASSLDQAGPMGWSVDDVAIGLQAMAGYDPRDSTSVDAEVPDYTPAMAAEDVRGMRIGVLREGLDQEGISPAVRDALATAESVFREQGAEIVEVELPHSKYWVPTYYVIAPCEASSNLSRFDGAHYGFRVSDAEIAAADSGPLEAMYSLSRAGGFGSEVKRRIMVGTYALSEGYYDAYYNQALKVRRLIRNDYDAAFQQVDLMLGPVTPSPAFALNEKTDDPIAMYLCDLFTVGANLAGVPAISLPGGFDASGLPVGVQLQAPVMEETRLLRAGNVFQMASDFHTQRPPAYNANHSQ; translated from the coding sequence ATGTTGCATTCGGCCTCGCAAATTTTGAAACAACTCGAGTCGGGCGAAGTCACCGCCGTCGAGGTCATTGAACAATCACTCGCGGCCATTCGAGCCACTCAGCCAACGATCAACGCGTTCGCCCACGTTGCGGAAGAAACCGCAATGCAAGCCGCTGAGACCGTCGACGCGGATCGCAAGGCTGGCAAAACACTCGGTCCATTGGCAGGGCTTCCCGTTGCGATCAAGGACGTTCTGTGCACGTCCGACATGCCGACGACATGCTCGTCCAAGATGCTCAAGGACTTCACCCCGCCCTACGACGCAACCGTGGTCGCTCGGTTGAAACACGCGGGCGCGATCGTTGTTGGCAAAACCAACATGGACGAATTCGCCATGGGTGCCAGCACTGAAACCAGTGCGATGGGTGTGACCGGCAACCCCTGGGACACCACCAAAACCCCCGGTGGCAGCAGCGGTGGAGCGGCCGCCGCAATCGCGGCTGGCGTCGTGCCCCTGAGCATTGGAACTGACACCGGCGGATCGATCCGGCAACCATCGGCGTTTTGCGGCATCACCGGATTGAAACCCACCTACGGCCGAGTCAGCCGGTACGGTTTGGTCGCCTTCGCCAGCAGCCTGGACCAAGCCGGTCCGATGGGATGGTCGGTTGACGACGTGGCGATTGGACTGCAAGCGATGGCGGGTTACGACCCACGCGACAGCACTTCCGTCGACGCCGAGGTCCCTGACTACACGCCAGCCATGGCGGCGGAAGATGTTCGCGGCATGCGAATTGGCGTGCTGCGAGAAGGGCTGGATCAAGAAGGCATTTCTCCCGCCGTCCGTGACGCGCTCGCAACCGCCGAATCAGTGTTTCGCGAACAGGGTGCCGAAATCGTCGAAGTTGAACTGCCACACAGCAAGTACTGGGTGCCGACGTATTACGTGATCGCACCCTGCGAAGCCAGCAGCAATCTTTCGCGGTTCGACGGGGCTCATTACGGGTTCCGCGTCAGCGACGCCGAAATCGCCGCGGCCGACTCCGGACCGCTGGAGGCCATGTATTCCCTCAGCCGTGCTGGAGGATTCGGCAGCGAAGTCAAACGTCGGATCATGGTCGGGACCTACGCGCTCAGCGAGGGATACTACGACGCTTACTACAACCAAGCCCTCAAGGTTCGGCGCCTGATCCGGAATGATTACGACGCCGCGTTCCAGCAAGTTGACTTGATGCTCGGCCCGGTGACGCCTTCACCCGCGTTCGCATTGAACGAGAAAACCGACGACCCGATCGCGATGTACCTGTGTGACTTGTTCACCGTTGGAGCCAACCTGGCGGGAGTGCCCGCGATTTCGTTGCCCGGTGGTTTCGACGCCTCTGGATTGCCGGTTGGCGTGCAGCTTCAGGCCCCGGTGATGGAAGAGACTCGTCTGCTGCGGGCGGGCAATGTGTTCCAAATGGCCAGTGATTTTCACACTCAGCGGCCACCTGCTTATAATGCAAATCATTCGCAATAA
- the hemP gene encoding hemin uptake protein HemP, with translation MTDSKPSQATDSNLAEMPSGSVVEGAPVAKPAVESVPSETTMSTGGMPKIIRFEALARCGGEIWIENEGQIYRLRKTRQGKLILTK, from the coding sequence ATGACCGATTCAAAACCTTCCCAGGCGACCGATTCCAACTTGGCAGAAATGCCATCGGGTTCGGTGGTGGAGGGAGCTCCGGTCGCGAAACCGGCGGTTGAATCGGTTCCATCGGAAACGACGATGTCGACCGGTGGGATGCCCAAAATCATCCGATTCGAGGCCTTGGCACGTTGCGGTGGTGAAATCTGGATCGAAAACGAAGGCCAGATTTACCGACTTCGCAAGACCCGCCAGGGCAAACTGATTCTGACGAAATGA